The nucleotide window GTTATAGAACCACGGTCCGCCAACGTCCGGTAATGAGCGAGCGGAACATCCGGGTCGAGCCAATCGACCGACAGGCAGTCGAAGACCAGGAAGTAGAGATCGTCGAGCGAAAAGGGATCGGCCACCCCGACTCGATCAGCGACGGAGTCGCCGAGGCCGTCGCCGGCGCGCTGGCCCGCGAGTATCTCGACCGCATCGGCAAAGTGCTCCACTTCAACACTGACGAGACCCAGCTCGTCGCAGGCGAAGCTGCACCCGCCTTCGGCGGCGGCGAGGTCGTCGATCCCATCTATCTGCTGATCGTCGGTCGCGCGACCAAACACTATAACGGCCAGACCTTCCCCGCCGAAACCATCGCGCTGCGGGCCGCCCGCGAGTACCTCGAGTCCGAGATCCCACAGCTCACCGTCGGCGAGGATATCGTCGTCGACGTCAGACTCGGCGAAGGCAGTGGCGACCTGCAGGACGTTTTCGGCGAGGACGAAGTGAGCGTCCCGATGGCCAACGACACGAGTTTCGGCGTCGGTCACGCCCCACTGACGGAAACCGAACAGATCGTCCTCGAATCCGAGCGCCGACTCAACGGCGAGTTTGCCGAGGAGAATCCATACGTCGGAACGGATATCAAAATCATGGGCAAACGCGAGGGAGACGAGATCGACGTCACCGTCGCGGCGGCGATGGTCGACGAACACATCGCCGACTTAGACGCGTACGCCGAGGCCGTCGAGTCAGTCCGCGAGTTCGTCGCCGAGGTGGCGAGCGAACACACCGACCGCGACGTCAACGTCCACGTCAACACGGCCGACGACTACGAGGAGGGCTCGATCTACCTGACCGTCACCGGCACCTCCGCCGAGCAGGGCGACGACGGCTCCGTCGGTCGGGGCAACCGCGCGAACGGCCTCATCACGCCCAACCGCTCGATGTCGATGGAAGCCACGAGCGGCAAGAATCCGGTCAACCACATTGGCAAGATCTACAACCTGCTCTCGACCGAAATCGCCGAGGAAGTCGTCAGCGAGGTCGACGGCATCCGTGACCTGCGCGTTCGCCTGCTCAGCCAGATCGGTCGTCCGATCGACCAGCCCCACGTCGCCGACGTCCACGTCGTCACCGAAGGGGGCGTCGAACTCAGTGACGTCGAAGCCGACATCGAAGCGATCGTCGACGCGGAACTCGCGAACGTCACCGACATCACCCGTCGCGTGATCGACGGCGAACTGACGACGTTCTGAAGCAGCCTGATCGACAGGATTCGTTTTTGGCGATCTAGAGCAGCCAGTCGTACCCTTCGAGGACGGCTCGTTTGCCCCCAGTCTCGATTATTTCTCCGTGACCGGGAACGACCCGATCGAACTCCCACGCGAGGACGTCCTGAATCGACCGGCGAAACGACGCCTCGTTTGCGATCGTGAGCCGGAACTCGAGCGGTGGCCCGACCCGTTTGTAGACTCGCAATGCGCGGGCCACGAGCCGGGTCGTGAGCGGGCTCTCCTCGCCGATGTGGAAGCCGACGTCGCCGAGGATCACCGTTCGACTCGGTCGATGGAAGTAGGCGAGTTCGGTGAGCCACCGGTGGCCGACGATCGCGACCTGATCGATGTCGGGAGCCCACCGCGGGTCGGGCGTATCTCCCAACAGCTGATCGAACCCGAGGTCGGGCCGCCGTGCGGGGAGTCCGGGTGCAGCCAGCAGTTCGGCGTCGGGGTAGGTGGCCCGGTACTGTTCCATGTAGAGATGCCCGTGGAGTTTGCTCGCCGGCGCGACGAACCGAACGTCGCCGAGGTCGTCTAGTGCCGCTCGCAGTTCGGGAGTCAGTTCAGCCGGCGACTGGACGAAGAGCCCACCGCTCGAGAGTCGAATCACGGACATAATGCGGCCGATATCGAGGCCGAGAAATCGGAGCGGCTCTTCGTACGTCCAAAATCTGTCACCCCGTTGCTCGAGCATCTGTATTCGTCTGCTCACCACGCGCGGGTATACGTGTTCGCCGGCTCGCTCGAGCGACTCGAGAAGTTACGAGTTAGACAGCCTCAACGATCAGTACAGGGCAAGCAGTTACCGAAGCGGCTATCGATCTGTCCGAACTATGTCAAAAGCCACCTGCTGAATATAGAGGATGGATCCAGCAAACTGGTTCTGTTTGTTTCGGGAACCCTACGATGAATAAGCCGGTCAAGAGATCTGCGGAGTGACTACTCGATTTCTAACTGACCACTTCCGCTACCCTCCTCACCGTCGTTCTCGTCCCATTCGAGTTCGAACTCGATACTTCGTTCAGTCATATTGCCAGCCGGGCCTTCGCGTTCAGCTTTGACCTCGAAGGTTGGTCGGGCAGGGGGATTCAGCGTTACAGACTCGGAGCCTGCTTTCAGGCTGATAGCGTTTCCGCTGTCGAGATTATCCGCGACTTTCCGAAGGTACGATGCGATCTCTTCTCGACTCTGATTGCTTTCTGATTTGAACAGGACTTCTTCAGGCATAATATACGATACGTTGCCTGCACTCATAAGTGAGTCCCCCTATACTGACCACTGGAAATCACCTCTGATCGGTACTCTGGAATGCTGACTATGCGCTTTGTATTCATTATAACTCTTTGAACAGATACGCTGATTGGTAGGAATCCCAGCGGTCAATAAGCACGTGTAGTGTCCGTGTATTTCGCTCCAAATAACACCTGAAAAAGGGATTTTCAACAGGAGTTGGCAGCTTAGTTCGAGTGCAGTCTCGAGACGGAAGCGACGTGTCGCGTCGTGACCGAGTGAGCATCGCTTTCGATAAGCCCTTTAGCCACACGCCTGTCAGAGACGCGTAGCGGGTTTCAACCGAAACAGCGCTCGAGAGCGATCGCCAGTGTCCCTGCCATCAGCCAGTTCGAACCGGATCGTCCTCGCCGTCGTCGCGAGTACCTTCTTCGTCGGCTTCGGCGGCGGCGTTATCTTCCCGATCTTGCCGAATCTGGGCGAGGTGCTCGGTATCTCGGCGTTCATGGTCGGACTCATCCTGAGCGCGAACCGGTTTACCCGGCTCGTGGCCAACGCGCCAGCCGGCGTCCTAATCGACCGCATCGGCACTCGAACGCCGTTCATCGCCGGGTTAGCGATCGAGGGCGTCGCGACGTTCATGTACGTCGTCGCGATCGTCTCGCCGCTGCCCGAACTCTGGTTTCTGCTCGCCCGGATTCTCTGGGGGATCGGCAGCGCGCTCGTCTTTGCGACTGCGTACACGATCACGGCAGACGTCAGCGAGGCCGACTCTCGAGGGACCAGTATGGGCATCGTCCGTGCGGGCATCACCTTCGGATTCCCCGCCGGGCTCGTCCTCGGCGGCGTCGTGAGCGACCTCTGGGGGAACGTCGAGGCGTTCGTTCTCGCGGCTTCGTTCGCCGGTCTCGCGAGTATCATCGCCTATCTGATCGTCCCCGAAACCCACGTCGAGGGCGATCAAGAGTCGGTCAGTCCGTTGGATCTCGAGACGACGCTGCCCGCGCTGACGATCGGGCTCGTCAACTTCGGGCTCTACTTCGCGTACATCGGCGTGCTCTTTTCGACGCTCGTGCTTCTGCTCGGTGAGCGTTCGATCACCGTTTTCGGCCTCGACGCACAGGGCTCGTCGGGGATGTTGATGGCAGTGACGGTTCTCTCGGGGTCGGTGTTTACCCTCGGCGGCGGCGCGCTGAGCGACTCCGTTGGGGCACGCGTCCCCGTAATGCTCGCCTTTCTGGTGACCTCGTGTGTCGGCTTTGCCGTGTTAGCGTTCGGCTCGAGGTTCGAGGTGTTGGTCCTCGCGTGCATCCTGATCGGTGCCGGACAGGGCGGCGTCGGTGGCCCGCTGACGGCCCTGCTCGCTGATCTCACGCCCGAGGAACGCGTCGGCCGCGCGATGGGGACGAACAACGTCCTCGGCGACGTCGGCGGCGGTCTCGGGCCGCTCGTCTCGCTGCCGCTGATCGACGTCCTCGGCTTCGAGGCCATCTATGCGATCAGCGCCATCGTGCCGCTGCTCGCCGGCGTCGTTCTCGTCGTCGGCATCTACGCCCACACCGGGCGCGTGAGTCCGTCGATCGGCGAGTCAATCAACTGAGACGGTGACGAGCCCCTCACTCGAGTGCTCCCACCTCGTAATTCCCTTATAGCTGCGGTCGTCTATCCCAGTTCATGCACCCGCCGGGAGCCGACACTGTCCTCCTCCGCCACGGGGACGTCAACACGAAGAGTAACGCGGTCAAGCGGTACATGGGGGAGTTGCTGGTCGAGAACATCGACGCGCTTCTCGAGGACCGCTCGATCCCCGGCGACGTCGAACAGGGCTGGAATCGGCCGCTCATTCATACGACCGAAGCCGCCGTCGAGGACGCGACCGCGGCCGCGACTGATGCGTTCGGAGTCGTCTCCGCGAGCCCCGCACTGGTCGTCAGCACCGAAAAAGCGCGAATCATCGAGGCGCTCGTCGAAACCGCTCACGAACACTACAACGGCGGGACGTTCGCCGTCGACGCGCGCCGAGCGGACAAGACGCTCCCCTACGACAGCGAGGACCTCGCTCGAGACGCCGGCAGCGCGATCTGGGACGCCGTCGAAGGCGAGTTCGAACCCGAGGTGGACCTCGACGACCCCGACCTCACCTTCGGCGTCGAAGTCAGATCCGAGGTCGCGTACATCTACCTCGAGCACGTCTCCGGGCCGGGTGGCCTGCCGCTTGGCGCACAGGAGCCGGTCATCGCGCTGATCAGCGGCGGCATCGACTCGCCCGTCGCAGCCTACGAGATGATGCGGCGTGGCTGTCCCGTCATCCCAGCATACGTCGATCTCGGGGCCTACGGCGGCATCGACCACGAAGCGCGCGCGATGGAAACCGTTCGGAAACTCTCGCGACACGCGCCCAACTTCGGCATGCAGGTCTACAAAATCCCCGGCGGCGAGACGGTCGATCTGCTGGTCGAAGAGATGAATCAGGGGCGGATGCTCTCGCTGCGGCGCTTTTTCTACCGGGCCGCCGAAACGCTCGCCGAGCGCGTCAACGCCAACGGGATCGTCACCGGCGAGGCGGTCGGCCAGAAGTCGAGCCAGACCGTCCGCAACCTCGGCGTTACCAGTCGGGCCACCCGGCTGCCGATCCACCGACCGCTGCTCACGTGGGACAAACAGGATATCGTCGCCGAGGCTCGCGAGATCGGCACGTTCACCGACTCGACGATCAACGCTGGCTGCAACCGCGTCGCCCCCGACCGCGTCGAAACCAACGCCCGCCTCGAGCCACTGTTGAACGCCGAGCCGGACGACCTGCTCGAGCGCGCTGAGAACGCGGCGACGAACGCAACACTGGTCGAGCCCTGATCCGTAACCGACATTACATAGACGCACCGACCACAGAACAGTGACGCGTGTCTGTCTCATCGGGACCGGCGGCTGCAATCTCCAGTACGAACTCCTCTCCCGGGAGACGTCCCGCGAGGCGCTCGCGACGTACGAGCTGACACGTCCCTTCGAGAATTCGATCGCCCTTCGGACGGTCAGCGTCGGCGCTGCCGTCTCGCTGCTGAACGACCTGAACTGGTATCTCACGCGATTTGTCGACGAGGCACTCGTTCAGGAGCCAAGCGTCAGCGACGACGAGTGGCTCTCGCGGTCGCTCGCCGAGCAGCTTCGAAACGGAACCGTCGAACCCGCCGAGACGGCCGAGTTCTGCAAGATCTATGGCCTCGAGCGCGTGGGCGATGACGACGGCGAGAACACACCGGAATCGGCACCGACGGCCGACGACGCAGCCGGAGCCGACTCGAGCGAGTCGGAACACGAGCGTGTATCGACCCGACGACTCGTCGAACCGCTGTACGTACGCCGAACCGGTGGCGAACTCCCCGAGTACGATCTCAGAGACGTCGACGAGACGCTCGTCGTGCGACTCACCGAAGCCGAACACTCGCCCTGAGCGGGCTGCACTCGAGGATTGGCACCCGTATACGGACGTCGTCCGACAGTTCCAGCGCAACCTAGCAGGGTCGCGGTCGCGCCAGTACATCAGCGCGCCGTATCAGCGGTCGTCGCGTTCACTGCCGGACGCCGATTCGCTCGCCGCGTCGACGGAGAGTGTCGACCTGTGTTTTCGACCGCTGCTGTCGACGATCGTCACGGTGGCACTGGTCACTGGCTCGCCGTCGGCCGTCGCCCGGACGAGTTGTCCCACCGTAACCAGCTGGGTCGCACCCATGCCGTCCGCCGTCTCGGTGACGCTCGCTTCGACGACGAGCCGTGGCCCACCGTCGTCGTGCTCGAGTGCCACCGACTCGAGGACCAGTTCGTAATCGAGCCGCGGCGCGTCGGCCTCGAGGGCGAGCAGGGCGCTGTTCTCGAAGTCGATGTCGGCGACGAACTCGAGGGGCTGGTCGTCACGAAGGGGACGCTCCTCGAGCCACTGCTCGGCGCGGTTGGCGTCGACAAAGAGCTTCACATTGGGTGCCGTCGGCGCGTCGGCGTGGCGAAACGGAACGGTGTCGTCCCCGTCGGTCGTCTCGCTGGCAGTTCGCTTGGGATTGGACTCGTCCTCGCCGTCAGCACCGGATTCACTGGGTGCGTTCGTACCATCAGTGCTGGACTCAGTGGCGTCATCCGCGTCGTTTTCAGGTGACGACGCGTCGACATCGGCTGCGTCGAGGCAACCGGCGGAGAAGATGAACAGACCCGCAGTACCACACAGTAGCGTCCGTCTGGAAAGTGGAGTCATTATTCGAGACTGACACAGCACCAGCTAAAAGGGATTCGTCAAGGTGAAACCGCGATTGTTCCCTCCTAGAGTAACACTGTCGGACAAAACGATTCACGCACCGATCGCACGCGAACGCTCGTCGCCGGAGGCGGCGAGCCGTGAGACGTGATCTGACAGTTACTGGCTTTTGTCTGGCAGTATAACGACTGAAACGATTCACATACGCATCGCCCTGTCCGCGGTTCTCGCTCGAGTCGCTTCTCAGTCGAACAGACCGGTCGAGAGATACCGTTCGCCGCTGTCCCAGAAGACAGTCACGACGAGCGGACAGTCGTCGGCCGTCTCACCGCCGTCCGCGTCCGGCGTCGTCGGATCGTCGAACGCACCCGGGATTTCGGGACAGGTCCGGTCAGGGTCAGCGAGTTCGCGGGCGATACGCTGGGAGACGAGACTCGTCGCGCCGCTCGACTGGCCGACCAGAACCCCTTCCTCGCGGGCCAGTCGGCGACACTCGTCTTCGGCGTCCTCGAGGCGAGCCGTCTCGACACGGTCGATCAGGTCGAGATCCAGATTGTCGCTGACGAAACCGGGACCCATCCCCTGAAAGTCGTCGTCGCCGGCCTCGCCCGTCGAGAGGACGGCGTTGCGCTCGGGTTCGACGGCGATGATATCCATGTCGGGAAACTCCTCACGGAGGCGGCGGCCGGTTCCCGAGATCGTCCCACCGGTGCCAACACCGGCGACGAAGGCATCGATCTCGCGGTCGCCGACCTGCTCTACGATCTCCTCACCGGTCGTCTTGTAATGTGCCTCGGGGTTCGCCGGGTTCTCGAACTGGCCGAGCTGGGTCGCGCCCTCGGCCTCGAGTTCGTCGGCACGCTCGCGGGCGGCCGTCATGTCGCCGTCGACCAACTCGAGGTCGGCTCCGTAGGCGGCCATGATCTGCCGGCGCTCTTTGGACTTGCTCGCTGGCATGACGATCGTCAGGTCGTAGCCGCGGGCGGCACAGACCAGCGCAAGGCCGATTCCCGTGTTGCCGCTGGTCGGTTCGACGAGCCAGTCGCCCGGTTCGATCACCCCGTCGCGTTCGGCCGCGCGGATCATCTCGAGGGCCGGCCGATCTTTCGCCGAGCCACCGGGGTTGAAGGATTCGATCTTTGCGGCGACGGTGACGCCGTCCGGTGAATCGACCCGGACGAGCGGCGAGCCGATCGTGTCCAGAATGCTGCCCTTCATTACGGATCGCTAGACAGTCGAGACGTATACTGTTTGCTGTACTGGAAG belongs to Natronorubrum aibiense and includes:
- a CDS encoding methionine adenosyltransferase gives rise to the protein MSERNIRVEPIDRQAVEDQEVEIVERKGIGHPDSISDGVAEAVAGALAREYLDRIGKVLHFNTDETQLVAGEAAPAFGGGEVVDPIYLLIVGRATKHYNGQTFPAETIALRAAREYLESEIPQLTVGEDIVVDVRLGEGSGDLQDVFGEDEVSVPMANDTSFGVGHAPLTETEQIVLESERRLNGEFAEENPYVGTDIKIMGKREGDEIDVTVAAAMVDEHIADLDAYAEAVESVREFVAEVASEHTDRDVNVHVNTADDYEEGSIYLTVTGTSAEQGDDGSVGRGNRANGLITPNRSMSMEATSGKNPVNHIGKIYNLLSTEIAEEVVSEVDGIRDLRVRLLSQIGRPIDQPHVADVHVVTEGGVELSDVEADIEAIVDAELANVTDITRRVIDGELTTF
- a CDS encoding DUF4336 domain-containing protein; this encodes MLEQRGDRFWTYEEPLRFLGLDIGRIMSVIRLSSGGLFVQSPAELTPELRAALDDLGDVRFVAPASKLHGHLYMEQYRATYPDAELLAAPGLPARRPDLGFDQLLGDTPDPRWAPDIDQVAIVGHRWLTELAYFHRPSRTVILGDVGFHIGEESPLTTRLVARALRVYKRVGPPLEFRLTIANEASFRRSIQDVLAWEFDRVVPGHGEIIETGGKRAVLEGYDWLL
- a CDS encoding amphi-Trp domain-containing protein, with protein sequence MPEEVLFKSESNQSREEIASYLRKVADNLDSGNAISLKAGSESVTLNPPARPTFEVKAEREGPAGNMTERSIEFELEWDENDGEEGSGSGQLEIE
- a CDS encoding MFS transporter, whose protein sequence is MSLPSASSNRIVLAVVASTFFVGFGGGVIFPILPNLGEVLGISAFMVGLILSANRFTRLVANAPAGVLIDRIGTRTPFIAGLAIEGVATFMYVVAIVSPLPELWFLLARILWGIGSALVFATAYTITADVSEADSRGTSMGIVRAGITFGFPAGLVLGGVVSDLWGNVEAFVLAASFAGLASIIAYLIVPETHVEGDQESVSPLDLETTLPALTIGLVNFGLYFAYIGVLFSTLVLLLGERSITVFGLDAQGSSGMLMAVTVLSGSVFTLGGGALSDSVGARVPVMLAFLVTSCVGFAVLAFGSRFEVLVLACILIGAGQGGVGGPLTALLADLTPEERVGRAMGTNNVLGDVGGGLGPLVSLPLIDVLGFEAIYAISAIVPLLAGVVLVVGIYAHTGRVSPSIGESIN
- a CDS encoding tRNA sulfurtransferase encodes the protein MHPPGADTVLLRHGDVNTKSNAVKRYMGELLVENIDALLEDRSIPGDVEQGWNRPLIHTTEAAVEDATAAATDAFGVVSASPALVVSTEKARIIEALVETAHEHYNGGTFAVDARRADKTLPYDSEDLARDAGSAIWDAVEGEFEPEVDLDDPDLTFGVEVRSEVAYIYLEHVSGPGGLPLGAQEPVIALISGGIDSPVAAYEMMRRGCPVIPAYVDLGAYGGIDHEARAMETVRKLSRHAPNFGMQVYKIPGGETVDLLVEEMNQGRMLSLRRFFYRAAETLAERVNANGIVTGEAVGQKSSQTVRNLGVTSRATRLPIHRPLLTWDKQDIVAEAREIGTFTDSTINAGCNRVAPDRVETNARLEPLLNAEPDDLLERAENAATNATLVEP
- a CDS encoding DUF5804 family protein, which translates into the protein MTRVCLIGTGGCNLQYELLSRETSREALATYELTRPFENSIALRTVSVGAAVSLLNDLNWYLTRFVDEALVQEPSVSDDEWLSRSLAEQLRNGTVEPAETAEFCKIYGLERVGDDDGENTPESAPTADDAAGADSSESEHERVSTRRLVEPLYVRRTGGELPEYDLRDVDETLVVRLTEAEHSP
- a CDS encoding PLP-dependent cysteine synthase family protein, encoding MKGSILDTIGSPLVRVDSPDGVTVAAKIESFNPGGSAKDRPALEMIRAAERDGVIEPGDWLVEPTSGNTGIGLALVCAARGYDLTIVMPASKSKERRQIMAAYGADLELVDGDMTAARERADELEAEGATQLGQFENPANPEAHYKTTGEEIVEQVGDREIDAFVAGVGTGGTISGTGRRLREEFPDMDIIAVEPERNAVLSTGEAGDDDFQGMGPGFVSDNLDLDLIDRVETARLEDAEDECRRLAREEGVLVGQSSGATSLVSQRIARELADPDRTCPEIPGAFDDPTTPDADGGETADDCPLVVTVFWDSGERYLSTGLFD